From Gimesia panareensis, the proteins below share one genomic window:
- a CDS encoding PQQ-binding-like beta-propeller repeat protein, with product MHFTYQLTVLFVVFALGQTCLAENYPQFRGANSNAVSATPLPVNWSDAAGEQTNIRWKKPVEGEGWSQPIVWEGRVYMTAAVPANPAKKNIARPESNGGGYGRDRNDLVNVLFQYQVVCLDAATGEQIWKKTVKEGKPPMPRHSTNTYATETPVTDGKRIYAYFGMNGVYCLDLKGDLLWQKDLGVYEMRAGWGTSSSPVLFEDRLFIQVDNQEQSFLVALDTKTGEEIWKVNREEKSQYSSPMIWKNSLRKELIVGGTVYRAYDPATGKLLWTLDMNKGRSSATPVAVGDRLFIGNELRNRGGDDDGGGRLYAVKPGGTGDITPPGDGKQGEFVEWRMDGSGIQMASPTWLDGNLYFFERRRGIIRCVDIETGRLEYESRVPGARAFWASPWTDGKHLFALDSNGNTHVIAAGDELKVVAVNKLDQQAWGTPAIADGSIFIRTVDNLYCIDAGR from the coding sequence ATGCATTTCACTTATCAATTGACCGTGCTGTTCGTTGTGTTCGCTCTGGGACAAACGTGCCTGGCCGAAAACTATCCTCAGTTCCGGGGTGCGAATTCCAATGCCGTATCTGCCACGCCGCTGCCCGTCAACTGGTCGGATGCGGCGGGAGAACAAACCAATATTCGCTGGAAGAAGCCGGTCGAGGGCGAAGGCTGGTCTCAGCCCATTGTCTGGGAGGGTCGCGTTTACATGACGGCTGCGGTGCCTGCCAATCCAGCAAAGAAAAACATCGCCCGGCCGGAATCCAACGGAGGTGGCTACGGCCGCGATCGTAACGATCTGGTCAACGTGCTGTTTCAATACCAGGTCGTTTGCCTGGACGCCGCCACTGGTGAGCAGATCTGGAAGAAGACGGTGAAAGAAGGCAAGCCGCCCATGCCGCGGCACAGCACCAATACCTATGCCACGGAAACGCCGGTCACAGACGGGAAACGCATTTACGCGTACTTCGGCATGAACGGTGTTTATTGTCTCGACCTGAAAGGCGACCTGTTGTGGCAGAAAGATCTGGGCGTGTATGAGATGCGTGCCGGCTGGGGTACGTCGAGTTCACCGGTGCTGTTCGAAGATCGGCTGTTCATTCAGGTTGATAACCAGGAGCAATCGTTTCTCGTCGCCCTGGATACGAAAACCGGAGAGGAAATCTGGAAGGTCAACCGCGAGGAAAAGTCGCAATACAGCAGCCCGATGATCTGGAAAAATTCGTTGCGGAAGGAACTGATCGTGGGGGGCACCGTCTATCGTGCCTATGATCCGGCGACTGGAAAGTTGCTCTGGACGCTGGATATGAATAAAGGGCGTTCGTCGGCGACCCCCGTTGCCGTCGGCGATCGGCTGTTCATCGGGAACGAACTGCGCAACCGGGGCGGCGATGATGACGGAGGCGGGCGGCTTTACGCCGTCAAGCCCGGCGGCACGGGCGATATTACTCCGCCGGGCGACGGTAAACAGGGAGAGTTCGTGGAGTGGCGCATGGATGGTTCCGGCATTCAAATGGCATCGCCCACCTGGTTAGACGGCAACCTGTATTTCTTCGAACGCCGCCGGGGCATCATTCGTTGTGTCGACATTGAAACGGGGCGTCTGGAGTACGAGAGCCGCGTCCCGGGCGCCCGCGCGTTCTGGGCTTCCCCCTGGACCGACGGCAAACACCTCTTCGCGCTGGATTCCAATGGCAACACCCATGTCATCGCCGCCGGTGACGAATTGAAGGTAGTGGCCGTCAATAAACTCGACCAGCAAGCCTGGGGCACCCCCGCCATCGCCGACGGCAGCATCTTTATCCGCACTGTTGATAATCTGTATTGTATTGATGCGGGTCGGTGA